TTGATTGGAATAATGGTAGATTTCCTGATTTTACTGAACCAGATCCAAGTTATCACGGTATTAAATATACTGAAACTTTTGGAGATAGTGCTTATATTGTAAAGGCAAGAGTTCAACTTTTAAGGGATTTAGGAGTTTGTACTAGTCCATTTAATGCTTTTTTATTTAGTCTTGGTCTTGAAACACTACATCTTAGAATGGAAAGACATAGCGATAATGCTATAAAACTTGGTAGATTTTTAGAAAAACATAGTAAAGTTAGTTGGGTAAGTTATCCACTACTTGAAAGCCATTCAACTTATGAAACTGCAAAAAAATATCTGCCAAAGGGAGCTAGTGGAATTTTAACATTTGGAGTTAAAGGTGGAGTTGAAGCTGGAAAACAATTTATAAGAAATCTTAAATTAGCTGCACTTGTTGTACATTTAGGAGATGCTAGAACTTCCGTACTTCATCCAGCAAGTACAACACATAGACAACTTACAGAAGAAGAACAATTATCAGCAGGGGTTACTCCTGATTTAATAAGAGTATCTGTTGGAATTGAGGATATAGAGGATATAATAGAAGATTTCGACCAAGCATTAAATAACATTAAGTAATGAAAGGACGGGATAAGAATGCCTATAATAATACCTGAAAATTTACCAGCAAGTAATACTCTTACTGGAGAGAATATATTTGTTATGCATGAGGCTAGAGCATTAAGTCAAGATATAAGACCGTTGAAAATACTGATTTTAAACTTAATGCCACAAAAGATCCAAACAGAAACTCAACTTTTAAGACTGCTTGGAAATACTCCATTGCAAGTGGATGTAAGATTACTACACATAGAATCTCATGAATCTAAAAATACATCAAAAGAGCATTTACTTAGATTTTATGAAACTTTTGATGATGTAAAAGATGAAAAATTTGATGGAATGATAATAACAGGCGCTCCAGTTGAAACTTTAGAATATGAAGAAGTTGATTACTGGGAAGAACTAAAGAGAATAATGGAGTTTTCAGTTACAAATGTAACATCTACATTACACATATGTTGGGGCGCGCAAGCAGGATTATATTATCATTATGGAATACCTAAACATAGATTAAAAAAGAAAATGTTTGGAGTATTTAAACATACATTAAATAAAGATGGAGTAAAACTATTAAGAGGATTTGATAACGAGTTTTATGTACCACATTCAAGACATACAGAAGTTTTAAGAGAAGATATACTTAAAATTCCAGAACTTAAAATTTTATCAGAGTCAGAGGAATCAGGTTTATATATAGTAGCAACAAAAGAGGCTAAACAAATATTTGTAATGGGACATTCAGAATATGACCCTGGTAGCTTGAAGTGGGAATATGATAGAGACAGTGCAAAGGGAATGGATATTGATGTTCCTAAAAATTATTATCCAAATGATGATCCAACAAAAGAACCTATTGTAAGATGGAGATCTCATGCTAATTTACTATTTTCAAATTGGCTAAATTATTATGTATATCAAGAAACACCATATGAACATAAATAAGTATTATAGGGTATTATAATGTATAAAAAATTAGTGGGGGCTATTTTTAAAAATATATTATAAAGAAATTAAAAGGGTAAGCTTTTTATTAAAGCTTACCCTCAGATTGTTCAAAAAGCCCCCAACAATTGGGGGCTTTTGTTTACGCCAAAATTCTTTTATGCGATAGCATTCGAAAAATATTTATTATGTATGTTAA
This Clostridium novyi NT DNA region includes the following protein-coding sequences:
- the metA gene encoding homoserine O-acetyltransferase MetA translates to MPIIIPENLPASNTLTGENIFVMHEARALSQDIRPLKILILNLMPQKIQTETQLLRLLGNTPLQVDVRLLHIESHESKNTSKEHLLRFYETFDDVKDEKFDGMIITGAPVETLEYEEVDYWEELKRIMEFSVTNVTSTLHICWGAQAGLYYHYGIPKHRLKKKMFGVFKHTLNKDGVKLLRGFDNEFYVPHSRHTEVLREDILKIPELKILSESEESGLYIVATKEAKQIFVMGHSEYDPGSLKWEYDRDSAKGMDIDVPKNYYPNDDPTKEPIVRWRSHANLLFSNWLNYYVYQETPYEHK